A window of Cydia pomonella isolate Wapato2018A chromosome 25, ilCydPomo1, whole genome shotgun sequence genomic DNA:
GTCATTTGCATCATAACCAAGTGTACAATTATTATCATCGTCAATGTTACAGTTATTAGtagtatcatcatcatcaacttATGCCGCAATATGCATCGTGATTTAACAGAACAAGCAGAAAGTCATCATCTGCATTATTTCGGTGTTCATCAGATTTATTGAGGTTCTCTTTGGTATATCAATAAACTTCACTGTTTTATTATCATTGACAATAAGCCACCCACGTGTTCTAGTGTGGTGTTGGTTTATCCTGTATTGTCTAAGCGATACGTCTCGCATTATTAACacttttatcattattattatttctatcactataataatttataacctCAATTTTATCTTCGAAATTCGATGACATTGCAGATAATTTTGTACCCAGGCCTCAGTTGTCTGTCTGTGTGAGCGGGCGGTTGGGATGTAGCTTTACAACCGTCATAGGTAGAAAGTGTAAATTCACAAACATTagctaaatatttatatttaatatttgtgaGCATCTGCCTGCGTCTTCTCTCTATGGGTAGAGTGATAATTTCCGTGACAAAACTATCCTATATCgttccccgggactcaaactatctccatacaaaattttgaatttcacTAATTTTTCACTAACAATAGTTTGCCAgactaaataaaaagttaaaaataattgaaatgaaaattgAGTCTGGTTGCAGACTGCACCTGCACGAGCGAGCAGAGCAGATGATCGCGCAGCTGCTGGCCCTGGGTGTGGGGCAGCTGCCCATCGTGTGGGTGGGGCACTCCAAGGGGGGGTTGTTCATCAAGCAGATATATTGTGAAGGTAAcctataagtacctacagtaATAGATTTAGTGAAAAGGGATATAAGTTTTAAACAAGTTGATTGTTTATTCTATCACTTTTCACTAACCAACAGAAGTTGTCTTTAACCTAACCATGTCTcagtatgataaataaaaatgtaatactcgtaatttgTGCAACTGCACTTCCAAATTCTACTTTAATTCCATGTCTTTTTCTGAGCCGTTCGCATTTTAGATCTAGAACTGATGCGGAATAATGTTCAAATCATATTCCAATTTCTTTTATTCGCTGtgtcaaacaaaataatatattactcacaaaacattaaattttgtataaaaataacgcTAACGGTTATGGGcgagaaaaatctaaaatagggctgacttttttattgcaaaaattgGAAAACACGTTTTAGAAAAACACAATTTTACCTTGTTTTCAGCTTACGAAGCCTATATCGAATTACATGGGAATCAAAGTGGAGAAATTAATGATAATATGGACATGAAACAAAACTGCGACGAATACGATAAAGACAACGAAATGaatcacaaaactgacagcaaTAATGACAAAAATAATTTGACAATTGAAGAAAATAAGGGTAAGGATGAAATGGGTGTAAAAGAAAGACATTTAGACGATACGggtaaaacaaacatttatgaACAAGTTTATGAAGAAAGCATAGAATCTAATAGAAATGAGGATGATAATTCCAGCAATATAAATGATAATTGTAAGAATAATTTAGAATTAAGATATGACGAGAATGATATTTATGATGATAGCTCAGCTAGTGAAAGTTTTTGTGATTTAAGACAAGCGAACGATGGAAATATTCCAGGGTCTTCAAACAGTGAAGGTAAGCATAATgtttcttttaaataataccAATTTCTAATTACTTAAAATTAGTAATGAGGAAAATAAtttttcttcaaatattttgtcagaACTGATTTTGAAAAGGACGATCACTACTGTGCTGCCTTCCGTCTCCTAAAATTGAAATTTCCTTAATTTACCACCCCTTTATCCgggaattttaaaatatttttattgcccacgggcatagagaaataagaagtaactCCGACCGGACCggaccggaactctattttcaactcctacgcttactctggttataatattagctgaaaatcgttgagcattagactttttgtttgccgtgaTATCTATTgttgagtagcagtactgagagttccgctactcgatgctcgatgtcgactgcgtatataataatcattttagtaccgaaactgatgtatggagtgagcactctattacttcttatttctgtAAAATCCGGCACGAGAATCCTTCATTTTGGTCCTCGGAAAAAACCGTAGAACCAAGGGccattgcaaaaatataaatcCTAAGAACAGGAGGCCTGGCCGCTGGCCGTCGCCCTCAGGTCATAACATTTGGATTTCTTACTCAGCTTCATACGACCGCCGCTTCAACCAGTCTGTAGCTGACATACACCGCCTATTACACCATACAGTTACAATAAACTTAATTTGCCCTCCCAGAAGGCCTGTCCCAGCGTGCCCAGCTGTGGTCGCTGAGCTCAGGTTTCATGTTTTACTCCGTCCCGCACCGCGGCTCGCCGCTCGCGGACATCAAGACTCCCCTGACGGCTCGCTCCATCGAACTGCTGGAAATGGGACAAGGTAACACCTGCAACGTTAACTCCTTTGCAAATAATAGTCTGTACCTTTAGGTATTTCAatcaaagtaaacaaacaaattgtatattttcacccagttataacatttattggttaaccgaccaaatacaaaaccgcctggatctgtcactgaacgacctgactttaacctacataatttgataatgtaatgttttcatctacacTCAACTGGCTGAAGGAGTCATACCTGTCACTCTTATTTCCTTGACAAGTGACAATCACTAATCAGAACAAGTTCACTTCATAAATACTGTGGCAGGCAGGTGGCAGGTGATTTGATAATCAAAGAGGAAAGAGTTCATTTGAAAGCAtacattaaaactaaaaaaaaaccttttgatTCTTTTAAAAGCATGAGACTTGTTGGAGGGGCTTAGTTTACGGAATCTTCCTTAAACAATCTCACAACACACTCACCTGTGACAAACTGTGTGTAGAACATTGAATTTGTATTACCAATTTCAAGTTggtgaatgttttttttaaatatgatttagtATAAACCATAGTTGGCCATTTCTTCCGTCCCTAGTTTCAAATTACCTGGCTTTGCGCTCCCTCTCCTTAACTTATAAAAGTACTTATAATAATGTTTCGTGTGTTGACGCAATGCAACATAGTGATGGAGTCAAAATGGTTACATAGGGTCTTCTCTGGCATCTATGGTTTGAGTCTTAACAAAATGCTATGTAGTTTAACCACCTAGGATAAAGGATATATTCTTAGAGGCGTATATTAATATTTGGCGCCCAGGGCCAGTGGATCTGGGCCGACAATGGCGCAATTTGAGAAGTTGGCTAATTACCAAAAACTGAAAGCAAGGGGCGGCCTGCGCCACCCTACGCAGCCTGCCGTCCAGGGCCCCCTTGGCCCTAAGGTACGCCCCTGTATATTCTATCAAAATTCTCTACAATTCCTCAACATTTTTTGATACAAGCGTTCTCAACACAGCAATTGTGTACCCGCAGACTGCTCGCTGGTGACGGAGCTGCACGCGCGCTGGctgggcgcggcggcgcgcgcggcgccgcggGTGCGGAGTCTGGTGGAGACCGCAAGGACGCTCATGGCCGTGCTCTGGCTGCGGATCGTCAGCACCGACTCTGCTGGTAACACTACTTGCTGTATCCTCACGTGCGCAGCCTGGTGGAGACCGCAAGGACGCTCATGGCCGTGCTCTGGCTGCGGATCGTCAGCACCGACTCTGCTGATAACACTACTTGCTGTATCCTCACGTGCGCAGCCTGGTGGAGACCGCAAGGACGCTCATGGCCGTGCTCTGGCTGCGGATCGTCAGCACCGACTCTGCTGGTAACACTACTTGCTGTATCCTCACGTGCGCAGCCTGGTGGAGACCGCAAGGACGCTCATGGCCGTGCTCTGGCTGCGGATCGTCAGCACCGACTCTGCTGGTAACACTACTTGCTGTATCCTCACGTGCGCAGCCTGGTGGAGACCGCAAGGACGCTCATGGCCGTGCTCTGGCTGCGGATCGTCAGCACCGACTCTGCTGGTAACACTACTTGCTGTATCCTCACGTGCGCAGCCTGGTGGAGACCGCAAGGACGCTCATGGCCGTGCTCTGGCTGCGGATCGTCAGCACCGACTCTGCTGGTAACACTACTTGCTGTATCCTCACGTGCGCAGCCTGGTGGAGACCGCAAGGACGCTCATGGCCGTGCTCTGGCTGCGGATCGTCAGCACCGACTCTGCTGATAACACTACTTGCTGTATCCTCACGTGCGCAGCCTGGTGGAGACCGCAAGGACGCTCATGGCCGTGCTCTGGCTGCGGATCGTCAGCACCGACTCTGCTGGTAACACTACTTGCTGTATCCTCACGTGCGCAGCCTGGTGGAGACCGCAAGGACGCTCATGGCCGTGCTCTGGCTGCGGATCGTCAGCACCGACTCTGCTGGTAACACTACTTGCTGTATCCTCACGTGCGCAGCCTGGTGGAGACCGCAAGGACGCTCATGGCCGTGCTCTGGCTGCGGATCGTCAGCACCGACTCTGCTGGTAACACTACTTGCTGTATCCTCACGTGCGCAGCCTGGTGGAGACCGCAAGGACGCTCATGGCCGTGCTCTGGCTGCGGATCGTCAGCACCGACTCTGCTGGTAACACTACTTGCTGTATCCTCACGTGCGCAGCCTGGTGGAGACCGCAAGGACGCTCATGGCCGTGCTCTGGCTGCGGATCGTCAGCACCGACTCTGCTGGTAACACTACTTGCTGTATCCTCACGTGCGCAGCCTGGTGGAGACCGCAAGGACGCTCATGGCCGTGCTCTGGCTGCGGATCGTCAGCACCGACTCTGCTGGTAACACTACTTGCTGTATCCTCACGTGCGCAGCCTGGTGGAGACCGCAAGGACGCTCATGGCCGTGCTCTGGCTGCGGATCGTCAGCACCGACTCTGCTGGTAACACTACTTGCTGTATCCTCACGTGCGCAGCCTGGTGGAGACCGCAAGGACGCTCATGGCCGTGCTCTGGCTGCGGATCGTCAGCACCGACTCTGCTGGTAACACTACTTGCTGTATCCTCACGTGCGCAGCCTGGTGGAGACCGCAAGGACGCTCATGGCCGTGCTCTGGCTGCGGATCGTCAGCACCGACTCTGCTGGTAACACTACTTGCTGTATCCTCACGTGCGCAGCCTGGTGGAGACCGCAAGGACGCTCATGGCCGTGCTCTGGCTGCGGATCGTCAGCACCGACTCTGCTGGTAACACTACTTGCTGTATCCTCACGTGCGCAGCCTGGTGGAGGCCGCAAGGACGCTCATGGCCGTGCTCTGGCTGCGGATCGTCAGCACCGACTCTGCTGGTAACACTACTTGCTGTATCCTCACGTGCGCAGCCTGGTGGAGACCGCAAGGACGCTCATGGCCGTGCTCTGGCTGCGGATCGTCAGCACCGACTCTGCTGGTAACACTACTTGCTGTATCCTCACGTGCGCAGCCTGGTGGAGACCGCAAGGACGCTCATGGCCGTGCTCTGGCTGCGGATCGTCAGCACCGACTCTGCCGGTAACACTACTTGCTGTATCCTCATGTGCGCAGCCATTACtagtaccaaagagaattgattgtaatagagaggtacctaaagtataagaaaaaacgtaccccttagtttgacattcaaaacagttgcggtcactgaattgacAAAACATCATCTTTTGACAAcgagagttaccgcaaaattatggaaggtagaggcctCTACCTACCATACGCAAAATGTATGatgctgtacagcgccatctcgttaaCGTGTCAAAgttgaagcacgaaattgtcttaggtTTTACACATCTGACTcaatctttgtttttattttcagatgCCGGTATAGGCGCCTTATGCGGCGTTTCGGTGGACCACCGCGAAATCTGCAAGCCCTCCAGCCGACACTGCATTCTCTACACGGAGCTCAAAGCGCTAATACACGCAGCTTTAGAAAAGTGCGGaaagtaacgccatctagcGGGCAGTAGCTAAACTACCATCACTATCTGCGCGCGGTAGATCGCAAGCCTGCATTCTGTAAATGAAGCTCAGTGGTTGTTCACGCCGCTTTAGCGCGGCAATAGCTAACTACCCATTGCCAGTTCGAAGCTGGTTGCATGATAAACTCAAAGCCCTTTCACATTGAAAAAATTTCAGcagtagcgccatctaacggGCAATAGCTGAACTGCCCATGCTTCAACCAGCCGATCGTAGTAGGTTTACTTCGATGGTATAAGCGCATAGATAGACCACAGGGAAATCTGCAAGCCCTCCAGACATTAAAGCATTTCCTACACAGACCATAAAGCACGTATACCTTATTTATATGCCGTTTAGAACGAGGCACTGACGCCATCTAGCGGGCAATAGCTTTGAAACGGCCAAAAAACAAAAGTTCTTTATCTGAATCGTAAAATCGTGTACCAATCGCATACCACAACTTTAAAACATGAATATGTAAAGTCATCCTTTAAGTAAAACTTGAACAGTGCAGTAAAacacttattttaattataagtgcTATTTGAGgttagttataaaaaaattgaatgccATAAAAAGTGCCACAATGTGGCTGTGTTGTTTGTGATAAGCTtgtaaagatttattttaaattttaagaaaatgCTCTTAGGGCCGAAACCATAGAGAAAATAGTACATAGCTCACTCCAttcatcagttttggtaccaaaacgcttattattttcgtagtcgacatctagcatcgagtagcggaattaccAGTACCATTACGGAATTATCGTACCTGCGACATATtccattatttatattgatacTCTCTtggatatattttatatttttaacgaaATATTAAAGCTGTGTTTACACTAGTTTGCCCGCGTTCTAAAGCTAAGTGTAAATACGCCCTTATGAAACTATCATTCCATAGCAAGTATATCATCAAATATCTCAACGTCAAATCTGATAACCttatcttctttttcttcttcctcgcgttgtcccggcattttgccgcTCATGgtagtctggggtccgcttgtcaactaatctcaagatttggcgtaggcactaggtttttacgaaagtgactgccatctgaccttccaatccagagggtaaattagACCGGTTTCCTCACCTCTGAAATCTGATAACCTTATACCAAAAGTTTTAGGAAAGCTTGAGTAGATATGTATTTTTGACGTGCgctgtattttgatttttttatcagtcaaaaatttgttcgcgatgtattgtggcgccacctatttaaggtttttggaTGAAAACTTCGTACACATAAATTGTTCTCCTTAGATActgaaatttaattatttgactgtacaaaagcatttttgcccaagctaaaaactcagaccttcgctaacgctcatatctgatatatttataattcggTCAAATTTACTAGCAGCGTACTTTAGCAATTGCTACAAATCAGTGATATTAAGATAAATGTTATATTCTACTCATGTTATTGTGTAGTtatgttatgaaataaaaatacatcgTTACctgtaaattgactttattattaataaaatatcctGCCCAAatattgtttcatttttaatCAACTTATTACTAAACAGCcaaatacttattattaaaaacattattaattaaccTTTAGACCGCCACAGGCGGCTGAGGCCGTCGTCAGTCTCGCCAAGGGCGCCAACGACGGCCACAGCGGTCAGCTTCGCCAGTGCAATATGGAGTTACGCgggactccgtaaagttcaatttcgcttaaataaccGCGATCGACTGGCGGCCGGGGCAGGGCATATTCCTTCGCCGTcgggcgttcaaaaggttaagaggaaagaatgtacatttttgatgaaatttccgTTTCGAacaaaacgttttccactaacaacatcttaacaaatcacttagattttgatgtcgatcgcttcagcattatatattctaggtttatagctagcgctttaaaaaaatatatagtttttattcaACAAACGGCTTGATTCGACCaagttttaatcacattttatacgtttgtttaataaaaactatatcgacatcaaaatcaaagagatttgttaagatttagttagtgggaaCCGTTTTGttccgaaatggaaattttatcaaatttacGTGCGATTTGGATCGCAAATCTATTCTTCCCTCATGAGGATTGTGCATTTACTTACTGGTAACAATACTGAGAGATTATTATACTTCTAGAAATATACACTTGTAATAATAGAAGACTTAACATTATGAGAATAGGGAGTGTCTCAATGTCATGCACTAAATCGTATCGTGAAATAGTTGACAAACGACAAAGACTCACTAAAGCAACAAAATATGCTTGGAGTTACCATAATTTTGTTGTAACTACATTTAAaactagagatgccacgaataatGCGCAACTATACGGTATTCGGCGTATTCGGCCACTTTGCCGAATATCTATTGCacctaactaaaaataaaaattacacaatACAAATAACCGCAGgccattaaatttaatatttaaaatgtattgtgGCAAAGTTGTTAAGTACGAATATCCTTTGTTTAGAATTTGTCGAttaaacatagttttatttttatcgtgggtctattttattattaactacaTTCACTAGttccaaagagaatttgaaatagaggtggattgtcaaagaaatctATGTAGCCAcgaaaatttactgccatctttcgacacatgattaaaacttttagaacgccatttgactttgatccttattcttcactgatatgtgtttcatatcaaaaagtggcgccatcttaccgggcattaCCTAAAGTTTATGGCggcatcgctcgaaacgatgccgccatacctttagccttcgatctattagatggcgccactttttgatatttaacaaatttaacacatatcagtgaaataataaagatcaaagtcaattggcgttctaaaagatgacagtaaatttacgtgactacatagttttatttgacaatccacctctattccaaattctctttgctaattCTGAGCAACAATAATTAAATCTTGGCAAACGTGCTTCGTTAACCAACAGTTTTCATAATAAGGCCGAGAGaggggccgaatattcggcatcCGGCCAAATCACTATTTGGAGCATCTCTATTTAAATCTActagcgattttgacagcacagactgtgcaagtgttattttaaacgccaaACTTCCATTAAAcgatgacgtttaaaataacacttgcacagtctgtgctatgaaaatcgctgccaacttagcttggtcaaCTCTATAAACACTATTCACGACTTAAGTTACtaaataggtacagtcgccatcacaaATATCGGACCGGCCgaggtggtcacaaatatctgaacacgcttctattgtcaaggcgttacagtgtgtgttcagatatttttgagcacctcgaccgctccgatatatctgctGGCGAATGTACCAAGTAATATATCGACATCATTACACTAAAAAACCTATTCAGGCCAGTTACAAAATTGCCTCTTTGGTACTTTTTTCTAATGAGGGCTAACACGTTTAAAttcgccgctaggggcgctagtgtagatggaggtctgtcaaaatgtcaaatgcatagcaTTTTTGGGGGTTACTAGCTTTTTTGTCGcgaattttcactccttattcataattgtgggaaatctgttttctatttttgattattcatggcatagagaaataagaagtaatagagtgctcactccgtacatcagttttgataccaaaatgattattatatacgcagtcgacatctaccatcgagtagcggaactctcagtactgctactcgacaatagatatcgcggcaaacaaaaagtctaatgctcaacgattttccgctaatattgtAACCAGAGTAACCGAAACTCTATTTTCagctcctacgcttactctggttataatattagcggaaaatcgttgagcattagactttttgtttgccgcgatatctattgtcgagtagcagtactgagtgTTTCGCTACTCGATGCTCGATGTCGACCGcgaatataataagcattttggtaccaaaactgatgtacggagtgagcactctattacttcttatttctctatgttcCTGGTaaacattatatgtatatagttcaataaatgttagttAAGAAAAAGTGccgtctaaaaaatatatacaaaattaaacaggtttaaaaaaacggcaaatttagaCATTATTTAATCTACTGCATGTACTGTGGAATTTTGCTTCTACTAATGAATTCGTGCTCTAGCTGTAATAAAAATTTACTATTCTtgatatcctgctaccctaatgTTATCTGGAAGTGATCGCTCACAGCGAAAAGAccgtttatttaatttgttttctttgtggtgcaataaagaataattatttactttgttttttgtGGATATTAgaacgtattattatttttaaatcctccgtctacagtggcgccaactgtTGAGAACAaaaaacggtagccctcattgACTATTATGAATGAATATTATTCTATAATTTTAAGAGGCTgttaatacctaaatatacattTAGATATATAgggcctttattttattttatttatctagaCCATAAAAGTCCTAAGTCACTGTCtgtttgtatcggagtaaatgagatagcagtgtcgcatgttactggatCCGATTATAAacctattgaaaaaaaatgtggattatttgtgtaatattactcgttagcggtttaagtATAAATGTTTTGAGATTGTCCTTTTAATTACAGACCccataagtaaaaaaaaggaCAGAACCGTTTAATGGTGACTTTAAAACCaatatttgcaattattttctaacgAACCGATTTCAATCATGTATCTAGTACGGCTTcggtctttgaaatattatatatattaagaagtttttcttaaaaatctgcttaagtaacatcaatttcaaggacataaggtgttgacagcctcttaataagaCATGATACTcttaataaggtttttttttaattacatctaTATGAAAAGTTCCCATATatagtcacgtctaaaaatattgatacggacaaagtgccaaaaatatgtatacaataccTTAATACATTGGCCCTAAGGTCGTGTACacatatatttggcactttgtccgtatcaatatttttagacgtgactgtacatacgcAAAGATTAACTTaagaggtaaaataaaataaaaacagatatAATGAAGAGTTAAATAACTTTCACGCGCGAATATacaatgtatattatgtattgtattctttgtaACAAAAACACATCTACagtgcatacatatttttgatgtaagGTCAATCAATTTTTAGAGTTTCGTagcaaaaaggtacaaaaggaaccattatagtgcgactctgtccgtccgtctgtctgtctgtcacatagctaaatatctcgagaactacttaagctatcgatttggaATAGTTACGAACAAGGTTAACCCAGATACataaagtgttttttatttttattaagtat
This region includes:
- the LOC133531467 gene encoding uncharacterized protein LOC133531467 isoform X1, with translation MHVTASKYRELENNTKGNKMAVSGEVYEDGGVKLHPYLIALARWCVSCLWSTASAMLYRLLTNPLPQITAPKYSKPRPAGKEHLHPEPKVECVVLYQPETPKVDVIFVHGLYGSLGNTWRQGEWRSKYKIEPNKINLRRPSSIPSCDCDKQAKDVFIEDANKIESIKNSIKLENENILNFNEKEITFTNIDEYYKRITDDEMFITEKFYKGGDQCEVIDNYDTQAKFVRDLFNMENLKVEKKENDNCRCRAEEKRCEVGCGCICDECYSECWPRDWIKEDYPHARVISINYTSDPHLWRPLWIKQCKRLHLHERAEQMIAQLLALGVGQLPIVWVGHSKGGLFIKQIYCEAYEAYIELHGNQSGEINDNMDMKQNCDEYDKDNEMNHKTDSNNDKNNLTIEENKGKDEMGVKERHLDDTGKTNIYEQVYEESIESNRNEDDNSSNINDNCKNNLELRYDENDIYDDSSASESFCDLRQANDGNIPGSSNSEEGLSQRAQLWSLSSGFMFYSVPHRGSPLADIKTPLTARSIELLEMGQDCSLVTELHARWLGAAARAAPRVRSLVETARTLMAVLWLRIVSTDSADAGIGALCGVSVDHREICKPSSRHCILYTELKALIHAALEKCGK
- the LOC133531467 gene encoding uncharacterized protein LOC133531467 isoform X2; protein product: MAVSGEVYEDGGVKLHPYLIALARWCVSCLWSTASAMLYRLLTNPLPQITAPKYSKPRPAGKEHLHPEPKVECVVLYQPETPKVDVIFVHGLYGSLGNTWRQGEWRSKYKIEPNKINLRRPSSIPSCDCDKQAKDVFIEDANKIESIKNSIKLENENILNFNEKEITFTNIDEYYKRITDDEMFITEKFYKGGDQCEVIDNYDTQAKFVRDLFNMENLKVEKKENDNCRCRAEEKRCEVGCGCICDECYSECWPRDWIKEDYPHARVISINYTSDPHLWRPLWIKQCKRLHLHERAEQMIAQLLALGVGQLPIVWVGHSKGGLFIKQIYCEAYEAYIELHGNQSGEINDNMDMKQNCDEYDKDNEMNHKTDSNNDKNNLTIEENKGKDEMGVKERHLDDTGKTNIYEQVYEESIESNRNEDDNSSNINDNCKNNLELRYDENDIYDDSSASESFCDLRQANDGNIPGSSNSEEGLSQRAQLWSLSSGFMFYSVPHRGSPLADIKTPLTARSIELLEMGQDCSLVTELHARWLGAAARAAPRVRSLVETARTLMAVLWLRIVSTDSADAGIGALCGVSVDHREICKPSSRHCILYTELKALIHAALEKCGK